From Microbacterium rhizosphaerae:
AGAAAGGTGCGGTCGGCCTGCGCCATGAGGTCGTAGCCGTACACGTGCCACCGCGACTCGTAGTCGACGAGGGCGAGCGGACGGATGCGGCGCACCCGGGGCGACGGCTCACCGGGTTTGAGATAGGGGAAGGTGACGACGCGCGACTGCTCGATGGCCTGCTGGAGCGGTGCGAACGCAGGGTCGCGCAGGCTGATGCGGGGGGCGTAGCCGATGATGGGCTCGTCGACGCTGATGCCGAGCGCACGGATCTTCCGCAGCCCGCTGCGGGCTTCCTCGGACAGCGATCCTTCGCCCCACACGCTCCCGGCCAGGTTGAGCAGGGCGATCTCGGCCGGTGTGAATTCGATATCGACCGGGAGTTCGTACTCTCCCGACGGCACGCGGTAGCGCGCTTCGCGCAGATCGTCGGGGTCCGCGGCATCCCCGATGGTCTCGATCGGCACGCCGAGCCGACGCAGGCTCTCCTTGTCGCGCTCGAACATCTTCTCGAGCGCGTCGCGGC
This genomic window contains:
- a CDS encoding helix-turn-helix transcriptional regulator, with amino-acid sequence MATEQGLTKDTILESVSGYREQSEAGAGRDALEKMFERDKESLRRLGVPIETIGDAADPDDLREARYRVPSGEYELPVDIEFTPAEIALLNLAGSVWGEGSLSEEARSGLRKIRALGISVDEPIIGYAPRISLRDPAFAPLQQAIEQSRVVTFPYLKPGEPSPRVRRIRPLALVDYESRWHVYGYDLMAQADRTFLLSRIVGDVVATREAFDPAQREGAGDRALKGLEALAARMSALLEVNPGSEAALRLGRRATPAEQGIRVPYVDVHVLADELASYGPEVRVVEPLQLRDEVVRRLRATLDVHTGRAA